A single Prevotella sp. E15-22 DNA region contains:
- a CDS encoding dihydroorotase yields MRTLIEGGQIVNEGRCFEGSIVIEDEKIIEILKKGQHPEAPVDKTIDATGCFVLPGIIDTHVHFREPGMTEKADIDSESCAAAAGGVTSYFEMPNTVPQTTTLEALEDKFQRAAKSSHVNYTFFFGATNDNVALFDKLDVHRIPGIKLFMGSSTGNMLVDRDDALNRIFQTAKLPIMAHCEDTAIINKNMEEAKKAWGNDPQVSLHALIRSEEACLTSTTKAVELAKKHKARLHVAHISTADELELIPISGDTATTNNTKTADITAEVTVGHLYFTMLDHERLGARIKVNPAIKSPVDQFMLRQSLNDGRITTIATDHAPHLLEQKQGGCAKAASGMPMVQFSLPTMLELVDQKVLTIERLVQLMAHNPAMLFEVKERGFIRKGYQADLTIVRPKTPWTVTQDIIQSKCKWSPMEGHTFNWRIEKTLCNGHLVYNQGVVDHDYKGQPLLFR; encoded by the coding sequence ATGAGAACGCTGATTGAGGGAGGACAGATTGTCAATGAAGGAAGGTGCTTCGAGGGCTCAATAGTTATCGAAGACGAGAAGATTATCGAGATATTAAAGAAAGGACAACATCCTGAGGCGCCTGTCGACAAAACGATAGATGCCACAGGATGTTTTGTTTTACCAGGCATCATCGACACCCATGTGCACTTCCGCGAGCCAGGAATGACAGAGAAGGCCGACATCGACAGCGAAAGCTGCGCTGCCGCCGCCGGTGGCGTCACCTCGTATTTCGAGATGCCCAACACCGTGCCGCAGACCACCACGCTGGAAGCATTGGAGGATAAGTTCCAACGAGCCGCCAAGAGCAGTCATGTGAACTACACCTTTTTCTTTGGTGCCACCAACGACAACGTAGCACTCTTCGACAAGCTCGACGTACATCGCATTCCTGGCATCAAACTCTTTATGGGCAGTAGCACAGGCAACATGCTGGTTGACCGTGACGACGCATTGAACCGTATCTTCCAAACAGCCAAGCTCCCCATCATGGCCCACTGCGAGGACACAGCCATCATCAACAAAAACATGGAAGAGGCCAAGAAAGCCTGGGGCAACGACCCGCAGGTATCACTACATGCCCTGATTCGCAGTGAAGAGGCCTGCTTGACATCCACCACCAAAGCCGTAGAACTGGCCAAGAAACACAAGGCACGCTTGCATGTGGCCCACATCTCCACTGCCGACGAACTAGAACTGATTCCCATAAGTGGCGACACTGCCACGACAAACAACACCAAGACGGCAGATATCACCGCAGAAGTCACTGTTGGTCATCTCTATTTCACTATGCTCGACCACGAGCGTCTGGGTGCCCGCATCAAGGTGAACCCCGCCATCAAGAGTCCTGTCGACCAGTTTATGCTGCGCCAGTCGCTCAACGACGGACGCATCACCACCATCGCCACCGACCATGCTCCCCACCTGTTAGAACAGAAGCAGGGTGGTTGCGCCAAGGCGGCCAGCGGCATGCCCATGGTTCAGTTCTCGCTGCCTACCATGCTTGAGCTCGTCGACCAGAAGGTACTGACCATAGAGCGTCTGGTTCAGTTGATGGCTCACAACCCAGCCATGCTGTTTGAGGTAAAAGAGCGCGGCTTTATCCGCAAGGGCTATCAGGCCGACCTCACCATTGTGCGCCCTAAGACACCATGGACAGTGACACAGGACATCATCCAAAGTAAATGCAAATGGAGTCCCATGGAGGGACATACGTTCAACTGGCGCATAGAAAAAACCCTCTGCAACGGCCATTTGGTATATAATCAAGGTGTGGTAGACCACGATTACAAGGGTCAGCCACTTCTATTCCGTTAA
- a CDS encoding DUF4369 domain-containing protein, producing MKKLILISALTAILTSCADSYVIEGSSSVPQLDGSKLYLKVVKDKELTNIDSCEVVHGKFRFSGSIDTTQMASLFMDDESIMPLVVEKGHINIHIDNAQQKVSGTTLNEKLYEFLEKHDRLNNQMRELDHRYSQMLLDGIDEEDINRTLTAESAVIVQQEDSLVTNFVVDNFENVLGPFVFIQMSSSVPQIEHIMSKAPETFKQRADVEEFYKIATGDENAD from the coding sequence ATGAAAAAACTGATACTCATTTCTGCTCTGACAGCTATTCTCACTTCGTGTGCCGACTCGTACGTCATTGAAGGTTCGTCATCGGTGCCCCAGTTGGATGGCAGCAAACTCTACCTGAAGGTCGTAAAAGACAAAGAACTCACCAACATAGACTCATGCGAGGTGGTGCACGGCAAATTCCGTTTCAGTGGGTCGATAGACACCACCCAGATGGCATCACTCTTTATGGACGACGAGAGCATCATGCCATTGGTTGTTGAGAAGGGACACATCAACATCCATATTGACAACGCTCAACAGAAGGTGAGCGGCACAACCCTGAACGAAAAGCTCTATGAGTTTCTTGAGAAGCACGACCGTCTGAACAACCAAATGAGGGAATTAGACCATCGTTACAGTCAGATGCTGCTGGACGGCATTGACGAGGAAGACATTAACCGCACGCTAACAGCAGAGAGTGCCGTCATCGTACAGCAGGAGGACAGTCTGGTAACCAATTTCGTAGTAGACAACTTCGAGAATGTGCTGGGTCCGTTCGTCTTTATACAGATGAGTTCGTCGGTTCCTCAGATTGAGCATATTATGAGTAAAGCCCCCGAAACGTTTAAGCAACGTGCCGACGTAGAGGAATTCTATAAAATAGCCACGGGTGATGAGAACGCTGATTGA
- a CDS encoding septum formation initiator family protein: protein MRKIKETIKAIFAVPYMKYIVVLLFGIVVIGFIGSNSVWSHFKNKIMISDLKDEIEHYEGEYQRDQTQIHQLQSNPKAMERIARERYFMKHADEDIFVLSEDEESINTDTDNETIE from the coding sequence ATGAGGAAGATAAAAGAAACCATCAAAGCGATTTTTGCCGTGCCCTATATGAAATATATAGTGGTACTGCTGTTTGGTATTGTGGTCATTGGTTTCATAGGCTCTAACAGCGTATGGTCGCATTTCAAGAACAAGATAATGATTAGCGATTTGAAAGACGAGATAGAGCACTACGAGGGAGAATACCAGCGTGACCAGACACAGATTCACCAATTGCAAAGCAATCCTAAGGCCATGGAACGTATTGCCCGCGAGCGCTATTTCATGAAACATGCCGACGAGGACATCTTCGTACTAAGCGAGGACGAGGAGAGCATTAACACCGACACCGACAATGAAACAATTGAATAA
- a CDS encoding DNA polymerase III subunit gamma/tau codes for MEYIVSARKYRPMSFDTVVGQLALTTTLKNAVKSGKLAHAYLFCGPRGVGKTTCARIFAKAINCQNPTADGEACNECESCQSFNEQRSLNIFELDAASNNSVEHIKTLMEQTRIPPQVGKYKVFIIDEVHMLSTAAFNAFLKTLEEPPAHVIFILATTEKHKILPTILSRCQIYDFERMTVQNTIDHLKHVAQKEGITFEDEALAVIAEKADGGMRDALSIFDQAASFCQGNITYQKVIEDLNVLDTDNYFQIVDLATQNKVGDIMVLLNNVLNNGFDGGLLIQGLAKHVRNVLMAKDPQTLPLLEVSEQAKQRYAEQAQKVNTHFCYEALKLMNQCDINYRQSSNKRLLVELTLIEVAQITQAAEDSPASGRKPRRLKSLFKNLIQQAQTKQAVQQVAAAAPKIERTSKPGIANPVGTATQPTATVQANAAAPASPIKKSSLKAASLGLSWSNLRQQNNKKMQILPGTSGIDDKNGSRHEAFSQDMLELQWLSMCNRMPQKYSGIAARMKNMSPKILEMPQVEVVVPNEIAKDEMEAIKGNILSTLKIYLHNDDITMSLRVAEQKEREKILTRKEQFELMSEKNPAIERLRKMFDLQLA; via the coding sequence ATGGAATATATTGTTTCGGCAAGAAAATACAGACCAATGTCGTTCGACACGGTTGTGGGACAGTTGGCTCTTACCACCACGCTGAAGAACGCGGTGAAGAGCGGAAAACTGGCGCATGCCTACCTGTTTTGCGGTCCGCGAGGTGTGGGTAAGACCACCTGTGCGCGTATCTTTGCCAAGGCCATCAACTGTCAGAACCCTACGGCCGACGGCGAGGCGTGCAACGAGTGTGAGAGCTGCCAGAGCTTTAACGAACAGCGCTCGCTGAACATCTTTGAGCTCGACGCCGCCTCGAACAACTCGGTAGAGCACATCAAGACGCTGATGGAGCAGACACGTATTCCACCGCAGGTAGGTAAATACAAAGTCTTCATCATCGACGAGGTACATATGCTGTCAACGGCTGCTTTCAACGCATTCCTGAAGACGTTGGAGGAGCCACCTGCACATGTCATCTTCATCCTGGCCACTACAGAGAAGCACAAGATATTGCCCACCATCCTGAGTCGCTGTCAGATTTACGACTTCGAGCGCATGACGGTACAGAACACCATCGACCACCTGAAGCATGTGGCACAGAAAGAGGGCATCACTTTCGAAGACGAGGCATTGGCCGTGATTGCCGAAAAGGCAGACGGCGGTATGCGCGATGCACTCTCTATCTTCGACCAGGCAGCATCGTTCTGTCAGGGCAACATCACCTATCAGAAGGTGATAGAAGACCTGAATGTGCTCGATACAGACAACTACTTCCAGATAGTAGACCTGGCCACACAGAACAAGGTGGGCGACATCATGGTACTGCTGAACAACGTGCTGAACAACGGCTTTGACGGTGGACTCCTGATTCAGGGACTAGCCAAGCATGTGAGAAACGTGCTGATGGCAAAAGACCCGCAGACACTGCCCCTCTTGGAGGTGAGTGAACAGGCCAAGCAACGCTATGCCGAGCAGGCGCAGAAGGTGAACACACACTTCTGCTATGAGGCACTCAAGCTGATGAACCAGTGTGACATCAACTACCGCCAGTCGAGCAACAAGCGACTGTTGGTGGAACTGACCCTCATCGAGGTGGCTCAGATCACACAGGCTGCGGAGGACTCGCCCGCCAGTGGGCGTAAGCCCAGAAGATTAAAATCCCTGTTTAAGAACCTGATTCAACAGGCACAGACCAAGCAAGCGGTCCAGCAGGTGGCCGCGGCTGCGCCAAAGATTGAAAGAACCAGCAAACCTGGTATTGCTAATCCTGTCGGTACGGCAACCCAACCCACGGCAACAGTGCAAGCAAACGCTGCCGCCCCTGCCAGTCCCATCAAAAAGTCATCCCTCAAGGCAGCCAGTCTGGGACTCTCTTGGAGCAATCTGCGCCAGCAGAACAACAAGAAGATGCAGATACTGCCTGGCACCTCAGGCATCGATGACAAGAATGGAAGCAGACACGAAGCCTTCTCACAAGACATGCTGGAACTCCAATGGTTGTCCATGTGCAACCGCATGCCCCAGAAGTACAGCGGCATCGCGGCCCGCATGAAAAATATGAGTCCCAAGATTCTGGAAATGCCCCAGGTCGAGGTGGTGGTCCCCAACGAGATTGCCAAGGACGAGATGGAAGCCATCAAGGGCAACATCCTGAGTACGCTGAAGATATATCTGCACAACGACGATATCACCATGTCGTTGCGTGTAGCCGAGCAGAAAGAGCGCGAGAAGATACTGACCCGCAAAGAGCAGTTCGAATTGATGAGCGAGAAGAACCCTGCCATCGAGCGTCTGCGCAAGATGTTCGACCTACAATTAGCATAA
- the asnA gene encoding aspartate--ammonia ligase yields the protein MSQVIEPIDYQRLLDMRQTEQGIKLIKEFFQQNLSTELRLRRVTAPLFVLQGLGINDDLNGVERAVTFPIKDLNDARAEVVHSLAKWKRLTLAEYEIEPGYGIYTDMNAIRADEELDNLHSLYVDQWDWEAVIRKEDRTLVFLKNIVERIYAAIRRTEYLVCESYPQIKPFLPEKIHFIHAEELLKMYPDKTPKEREDAICKKYGAVFVIGIGGKLANGEKHDGRAPDYDDWSTVAEDGRKGLNGDILIWYPVLGRSFELSSMGIRVNKESLLRQLEIEGQQQREKLYFHQQLLNDRLPLSIGGGIGQSRLCMVLLHKAHIGEIQASIWPDSMREECKKMGMPLI from the coding sequence ATGAGTCAAGTTATAGAACCCATAGACTACCAGCGCCTGCTCGACATGCGACAGACCGAGCAGGGCATCAAGCTGATTAAGGAGTTTTTCCAGCAGAATCTCTCCACTGAGTTACGCCTGCGCCGTGTTACTGCCCCACTGTTTGTACTGCAGGGCTTAGGTATCAACGACGACCTGAATGGTGTGGAGCGCGCAGTTACCTTCCCCATCAAGGACCTGAACGACGCACGTGCCGAAGTGGTTCACTCGCTGGCCAAATGGAAACGACTGACACTGGCCGAATATGAAATAGAGCCAGGATACGGCATCTATACGGACATGAACGCCATCCGTGCCGACGAAGAGTTGGACAATCTGCATTCACTTTATGTGGACCAATGGGACTGGGAGGCTGTTATCCGCAAGGAAGACCGCACATTGGTTTTCTTGAAAAACATCGTGGAGCGCATCTATGCCGCCATCCGTCGTACAGAATATCTTGTATGCGAGAGTTATCCGCAAATCAAGCCCTTCCTGCCCGAGAAGATTCACTTTATCCATGCAGAAGAGTTGTTGAAGATGTATCCCGACAAGACACCAAAAGAACGCGAGGATGCCATCTGCAAAAAATATGGCGCCGTCTTTGTGATTGGCATCGGTGGTAAGTTGGCCAACGGTGAGAAGCACGATGGACGCGCACCCGACTACGACGACTGGAGCACTGTGGCCGAAGACGGACGCAAAGGCCTCAACGGCGACATTCTCATCTGGTATCCCGTGCTGGGCCGTTCGTTCGAGCTCTCGTCAATGGGTATCCGTGTTAACAAAGAGAGTTTGCTGCGCCAGCTCGAGATTGAGGGTCAGCAGCAGCGTGAGAAGCTCTATTTCCACCAGCAGCTGCTCAACGACCGTCTGCCCCTGAGCATTGGAGGAGGTATTGGTCAGAGTCGTTTGTGCATGGTGTTGCTTCACAAAGCTCACATCGGCGAGATCCAGGCCTCCATCTGGCCCGACAGCATGCGTGAGGAATGCAAAAAAATGGGTATGCCCCTGATATAA
- a CDS encoding autotransporter-associated beta strand repeat-containing protein yields the protein MKKLFLFIAALMLTLGTQAQRMTDKLDRGLVAMKTSTGVYLSWRIQAEEYYDVTYNVYRDGVKVNQVPLSTSNFTDPSGIINSSYQVAAVVRGVEQPFSVAQKPWSSSYKEIQLKHEGIKSKLTPNDACCADVDGDGELEILMKFDNQSEIDQSFPKNGPKINGVDTKEYSIMEVLKLDGTRLWWVNCGPNMGDFQNNEQNIVAYDWDQDGCAEVIMRACDGTTIHMADGTTYTVGNASANVRGATGGGANWFVITTGEYLLYLDGKTGQVHQCLPYPLRLLESGESDVNKAWGDGYGHRASKHFFGAPYFDGRKPSIFIARGIYTRHKMIAYDVDPATHTLTERWRWFNNTNGPWKGQGYHNYCVADVDLDGRDEIVFGSMVIDDNGKGLSTTGFGHGDAEQVGDLNPYHHGQEVFACMEDNPGTNFRDATTSKVFFRYTAGRDVGRCMAGNFSNTYPGGICTPTGGKPLSTVTAAVNSNLVEEGINQNFRIYWDGDLCEETFNYVNGKNTEGCIAKYGSWSPIYTCAGSQTNNDTKGTPCYQGDILGDWREEIIMRTATGNIRIYSTPTSTDWRIPSLWYDHQYRNAMVWQMCGYNQPPRPSYFLGEMEGITIAPPPLTMTGRTEVADGGTIGTSLNGQHVIVCETKNSAVTIAAGAQPEVLTFNVPTWVQGTAASESTNQNAKINYTTYTCTVSGAGISGTGRLVKQGDGILALPKADFAHTGETNIWGGTLKFDGTMKQSPLWLNRHTELVSDGGVFKSVRADYGSVIRPGDADHQGSVTIDTLSLGFGSRLSLDLYSANNQADVVKTKVLKIEQKTGSVWKQFGPDYLTPVVELKGHLAEGETKMAAGKYVIAEVGEIEGNIADLVIEGLATQKRQLLVEDGKLILEIVGMRDPDAISWTGAESNKWDVGETANFIIGAEAEATTFVSGDIVTFDDNATTKSVSVSTEVYPSTVLVSNTGNYVFSGTGAISGTASLIKEGTGTLTINNENSYTGGTTLVAGTTKVKKLANQYSATGNLGGVTTKASQFIIGDGATLMTTAAVEQGSPMQMTGDEGGIINNQADFIAAKAITGTKLTKKGSGWLKLTANNSGLTRLVIMAGTVQCQGITTPANTVEFQGGTLNESAGSGYTIDVPEGKTGNWYMANRSTYSNKVTGKGTLNAYCVTEKGTNYYATRTPIQCNFSAFEGTLKPLSSLDGDVKRFTLNTSTGMPKGTMNIAADVEVQNSGKTFRIGKVTGSGKLGGSCTFSNGASVGANTWQVGNDDDWSTSVKVTSNANFAKVGSGRITWNSVNDNTGSTTISEGELKLGTNAQLGTGKLTVSQNAVLVFSSKPKALNNSAYAINGKILIELNAGHNLQVGDSIRLWNAKTFTGNPTVEGTNGIEWDASRLSEGLLFVKSIDTAIRPAIDLSKSPADIYDLRGQLVRQQATNLRGLKPGVYVIEGCKVVIR from the coding sequence ATGAAAAAGCTATTTCTTTTCATTGCGGCTCTGATGCTGACGCTTGGCACACAGGCCCAACGAATGACAGACAAATTAGATCGCGGATTGGTGGCCATGAAGACCAGTACGGGGGTGTACCTCAGCTGGCGTATTCAGGCCGAGGAGTACTATGATGTGACCTATAACGTGTATCGCGACGGTGTGAAGGTGAACCAGGTGCCCCTGAGTACCTCGAACTTCACCGACCCCAGCGGCATCATTAATAGTAGTTATCAAGTGGCTGCTGTGGTACGTGGCGTTGAACAGCCGTTTAGTGTTGCGCAGAAGCCATGGTCGTCAAGTTACAAGGAGATTCAGTTGAAACACGAGGGCATCAAGAGTAAACTGACGCCTAATGATGCCTGCTGCGCCGATGTTGACGGTGACGGTGAGTTGGAGATTCTGATGAAGTTTGACAACCAAAGCGAGATTGATCAGTCGTTCCCCAAGAACGGTCCTAAGATTAATGGTGTCGATACCAAGGAGTATAGCATCATGGAGGTACTCAAGCTCGACGGCACCCGCTTATGGTGGGTCAACTGTGGTCCGAACATGGGTGATTTCCAGAATAACGAGCAGAATATCGTGGCCTACGACTGGGACCAGGACGGCTGCGCTGAGGTGATTATGCGTGCCTGCGACGGAACCACCATCCACATGGCCGACGGTACTACCTATACCGTGGGTAATGCTTCGGCAAATGTGCGTGGCGCCACAGGCGGTGGTGCCAACTGGTTTGTTATCACCACTGGTGAGTATCTGCTTTATCTCGATGGAAAGACGGGACAGGTGCACCAATGTTTGCCTTATCCTCTTCGTTTGCTGGAGAGTGGCGAGAGTGATGTGAACAAGGCTTGGGGTGATGGCTATGGTCATCGTGCCTCGAAGCACTTCTTTGGTGCACCCTATTTCGATGGCCGTAAGCCCAGCATCTTCATTGCTCGTGGTATCTACACCCGTCATAAGATGATTGCCTATGATGTGGATCCTGCCACCCACACGCTGACAGAACGCTGGCGCTGGTTCAATAACACCAACGGTCCGTGGAAGGGACAGGGTTATCATAACTACTGTGTGGCCGATGTCGATCTGGATGGTCGTGATGAGATTGTCTTTGGCTCGATGGTCATCGACGACAATGGTAAGGGCCTCTCTACCACTGGCTTTGGCCATGGTGATGCCGAGCAGGTGGGCGACCTGAACCCATATCATCACGGACAGGAGGTCTTTGCTTGTATGGAGGATAATCCTGGCACGAACTTCCGCGACGCTACCACGTCGAAGGTCTTCTTCCGTTATACGGCTGGCCGTGATGTGGGGCGTTGTATGGCTGGTAATTTCTCGAACACCTATCCAGGTGGCATCTGTACGCCAACAGGTGGAAAACCTTTGAGCACAGTGACTGCTGCCGTTAATAGTAATTTGGTGGAGGAAGGTATCAACCAGAACTTCCGCATCTATTGGGACGGTGATCTCTGTGAGGAGACCTTCAACTATGTGAACGGCAAGAATACTGAGGGCTGCATTGCGAAGTATGGCTCGTGGAGTCCTATTTATACCTGCGCTGGCTCGCAGACCAACAACGACACCAAGGGAACTCCCTGTTATCAAGGCGATATCCTGGGCGACTGGCGTGAGGAGATTATCATGCGTACGGCCACAGGTAATATCCGAATCTATTCAACGCCCACCTCTACAGATTGGCGCATTCCATCACTGTGGTACGATCATCAGTATCGCAATGCAATGGTGTGGCAGATGTGTGGCTACAACCAGCCCCCACGTCCCAGCTACTTCCTGGGTGAGATGGAGGGCATTACTATTGCACCGCCCCCATTGACCATGACTGGTCGTACTGAGGTTGCCGACGGCGGTACCATCGGCACTAGTCTCAACGGACAGCATGTCATTGTGTGTGAGACGAAAAACAGTGCTGTTACCATTGCTGCCGGCGCCCAGCCAGAGGTGCTGACCTTTAATGTGCCTACATGGGTGCAGGGAACGGCCGCCAGTGAAAGCACCAACCAGAATGCTAAGATTAACTACACCACCTATACTTGTACGGTGAGTGGCGCAGGTATCAGCGGCACTGGTCGACTTGTGAAGCAGGGTGATGGTATCCTGGCTTTGCCCAAGGCTGACTTCGCCCACACGGGTGAGACCAATATCTGGGGTGGCACGCTGAAGTTCGACGGTACCATGAAGCAGTCGCCATTGTGGCTCAACCGTCATACGGAGCTTGTCTCTGACGGTGGTGTGTTTAAGAGTGTTCGTGCCGACTATGGCTCAGTCATTCGTCCTGGTGATGCCGACCATCAGGGTTCTGTTACCATCGACACCCTGTCGCTTGGCTTTGGTTCACGCCTTTCTCTTGATCTCTATAGTGCCAATAATCAGGCCGATGTTGTTAAGACAAAGGTGCTGAAGATTGAACAAAAGACGGGCTCTGTCTGGAAACAGTTTGGTCCTGATTACCTGACGCCTGTTGTTGAACTTAAAGGCCACCTGGCCGAGGGCGAGACAAAGATGGCTGCAGGAAAATATGTCATCGCCGAGGTGGGTGAGATTGAAGGTAATATTGCCGACCTAGTCATTGAGGGACTGGCCACTCAGAAGCGCCAGTTGCTGGTTGAGGATGGCAAACTGATTCTCGAGATTGTGGGCATGCGCGATCCTGATGCCATCAGTTGGACGGGTGCCGAGAGTAATAAGTGGGATGTGGGCGAGACTGCCAACTTTATCATTGGAGCCGAGGCGGAAGCTACCACTTTCGTTTCAGGTGATATTGTGACCTTTGACGATAACGCTACCACTAAGAGTGTCAGCGTGAGCACAGAGGTTTATCCCTCTACAGTACTTGTCAGCAACACGGGCAACTATGTGTTCAGTGGAACAGGTGCCATCAGCGGCACAGCATCTCTTATCAAGGAAGGTACGGGTACGCTGACCATTAATAATGAGAACAGCTATACTGGCGGCACGACTCTTGTTGCAGGAACAACAAAGGTGAAGAAACTGGCCAACCAGTATTCGGCCACAGGTAACCTGGGTGGTGTTACCACCAAGGCCTCGCAGTTCATCATTGGCGATGGCGCCACACTGATGACCACCGCTGCCGTGGAGCAGGGTTCACCCATGCAGATGACTGGCGATGAGGGTGGTATCATCAATAATCAGGCTGACTTCATTGCTGCTAAGGCCATCACTGGTACCAAGCTCACCAAGAAGGGCAGTGGCTGGTTGAAGCTGACTGCCAACAATAGTGGCCTGACACGTCTGGTCATCATGGCAGGAACTGTGCAATGCCAGGGCATTACCACGCCTGCGAATACTGTAGAATTCCAAGGTGGTACACTCAACGAGAGTGCAGGCAGCGGTTATACGATTGACGTCCCAGAGGGAAAAACTGGCAACTGGTATATGGCCAACCGTTCTACTTATAGTAATAAGGTGACGGGCAAGGGAACGCTCAATGCCTATTGCGTCACAGAGAAGGGCACCAACTATTATGCTACACGCACGCCTATACAGTGTAACTTCAGTGCTTTCGAGGGAACATTAAAACCCTTGTCAAGTCTTGATGGCGATGTGAAACGCTTCACTCTCAATACCTCTACGGGCATGCCTAAGGGCACCATGAATATTGCTGCTGATGTTGAGGTACAGAACAGCGGTAAGACCTTCCGTATTGGTAAGGTGACGGGATCTGGTAAACTGGGTGGTAGTTGTACCTTCAGTAATGGTGCCAGTGTAGGTGCCAACACTTGGCAGGTGGGCAACGATGACGATTGGAGCACCAGTGTTAAGGTTACCTCGAATGCTAACTTTGCTAAGGTGGGTAGTGGTCGTATCACCTGGAACAGCGTTAACGACAATACTGGTTCTACCACCATTAGCGAGGGTGAGTTGAAGTTGGGAACCAACGCCCAGTTGGGTACAGGCAAGCTTACTGTCTCCCAGAATGCCGTCCTCGTCTTCTCGAGCAAGCCCAAGGCACTGAACAACTCGGCCTATGCTATCAACGGTAAGATTCTCATCGAGCTCAACGCTGGCCATAACCTGCAGGTGGGTGACAGCATCCGTTTGTGGAACGCCAAGACCTTCACGGGTAATCCCACCGTTGAGGGTAC